From a region of the Panicum virgatum strain AP13 chromosome 2K, P.virgatum_v5, whole genome shotgun sequence genome:
- the LOC120691250 gene encoding uncharacterized protein LOC120691250, with protein sequence MLRNASIVLQGDGQLSSQDVQCLVKLLCQAEAACSEQPLPSFRSEHTRMSKKINDALSAYAVMPNGEPMYKLHTICGVNKYVSGPVGTVAKCYRSHVNFLATPKGTQFSAGKNPVLFFGEVSNDDEDRAGAQSFCCSVSVPIPCSQRVRCLFCDYMGIRIVHPIGKDFHGCKLEFEKMVCGEDPCNDDFVPEVMQPFYTNIDIIEHSQVTSDRVNGRVEEDCLYSDPSGDSNDGYDSDLTLPSDEFEGDLGSMDDDCPPYCRVTSCSRCY encoded by the exons ATGCTACGGAATGCATCAATAGTGCTGCAGGGTGATGGCCAGCTCTCCTCTCAGGATGTTCAGTGTCTTGTCAAGTTGTTGTGTCAAGCTGAGGCCGCTTGCAGTGAGCAGCCACTTCCCTCGTTTCGCAGTGAGCATACAAGAATGTCCAAAAAGATCAACGATGCATTGAGTGCATATGCCGTGATGCCGAATGGG GAACCCATGTACAAGCTCCATACTATATGTGGTGTGAACAAATACGTGTCCGGCCCAGTTGGCACTGTTGCTAAATGCTATCGCTCTCATGTTAATTTCCTGGCGACTCCCAAAGGCACTCAATTTTCTGCTGGCAAAAATCCAGTGCTTTTCTTCGGTGAGGTTAGCAATGATGACGAAGACAGAGCTGGAGCACAATCCTTTTGCTGCAGTGTATCTGTGCCAATACCATGTTCCC AACGAGTGCGGTGCCTTTTCTGTGACTACATGGGTATTAGGATCGTGCATCCTATCGGGAAAGATTTCCATGGTTGCAAGTTGGAATTTGAGAAGATGGTATGTGGAGAAGACCCGTGTAATGACGATTTCGTTCCTGAAGTGATGCAGCCATTTTACACCAACATAGACATCATTGAGCATAGCCAGGTCACTTCAGATAGAGTTAATGGTAGGGTGGAGGAGGACTGTCTTTACAGTGACCCCAGTGGAGATAGTAACGATGGGTATGATAGTGACCTAACTTTGCCGAGCGATGAGTTTGAGGGTGATTTGGGCTCCATGGATGATGACTGTCCCCCTTATTGTCGAGTAACATCATGTTCTAGATGTTATTAA